A window of Primulina tabacum isolate GXHZ01 chromosome 4, ASM2559414v2, whole genome shotgun sequence contains these coding sequences:
- the LOC142541920 gene encoding uncharacterized protein LOC142541920: protein MKIAYGTWEISVQLLPKYMCGLSKYNTGTTVECKHLRANIEMSKTLNYVFCAFRPCVDGFRRCRKIISVDGTHLYTKYKHKMLIGVTLDANNQVLPLGFAIMDEETTDSWKWFLENLRSQVVRGENGVCLIYDRHKGIVRATEDLPYFQPPYEKWSLAHDGGWHRWVMTTNMSECLNSVLNGARRLPISAIVHLTLMRCVHYFIERMTRGGRMVQKNLMWSDYACRKYEKWARKSSEHRVSKYDVREQTALVAIVGRQSRGQHMQVANLSTSDCSCGKWTLFGIPCSHAICTAK from the exons ATGAAAATTGCATATGGTACATGGGAGATCTCCGTTCAATTACTTCCCAAATATATGTGTGGTTTGTCCAAATATAATACGGGAACAACTGTGGAGTGTAAGCATCTCAGAGCAAACATTGAAATGAGTAAGACACTGAACTATGTTTTCTGTGCATTCAGGCCGTGTGTTGATGGGTTTCGGCGTTGTCGGAAAATAATTAGTGTCGATGGTACACACTTGTACACCAAATACAAGCACAAAATGTTGATCGGTGTTACTCTGGATGCGAACAATCAGGTTCTACCGCTAGGATTTGCTATTATGGATGAAGAGACAACAGATTCTTGGAAATGGTTCTTGGAGAACCTAAGAAGTCAGGTTGTTCGTGGTGAAAATGGTGTGTGTCTTATTTATGATAGGCATAAGGGGATCGTGCGAGCAACTGAAGATCTACCATATTTTCAACCTCCTTACG AAAAATGGAGTTTGGCTCATGACGGTGGTTGGCATCGTTGGGTGATGACAACCAATATGTCGGAGTGTTTAAACAGTGTGTTGAATGGTGCTCGTAGACTTCCTATATCTGCCATAGTACACTTGACACTTATGAGGTGCGTACATTATTTTATTGAACGTATGACAAGAGGTGGTCGTATGGTTCAGAAAAATCTGATGTGGTCAGATTATGCATGTCGGAAGTATGAGAAATGGGCGAGAAAATCTAGTGAACATCGTGTTTCCAAATACGATGTACGTGAGCAAACTGCTTTGGTTGCAATTGTCGGAAGGCAAAGTCGTGGCCAACATATGCAGGTCGCCAATTTATCAACGAGTGATTGTTCATGTGGTAAATGGACGCTTTTTGGCATCCCATGTTCCCATGCTATTTGCACTGCTAAGTAG